From Candida dubliniensis CD36 chromosome 7, complete sequence, the proteins below share one genomic window:
- a CDS encoding N-acetylated-alpha-linked acidic dipeptidase I, putative (Similar to Sus scrofa FOLH1;~Similar to S. cerevisiae VPS70): MIYYNNMLYEKVDRVLPPRRSFQKKPIIWIFLILAFLAMYKLPLSLFSTKQDVIDPKAVILNALEINLAGNWSRKYTAEPHLAGTNYDLVAWTESKFKEYGLKTQVDTYDIYVSYPKDHDLKLINKKGHVEYQPSLKEDVIDEDPTTHGNDTIPTFLGYAANGNVTAEYVFVNYGTKEDFDFLKQQKVNITGKIAIARYGKIFRGLKVKFAQEHGAVGVLIYSDPGDDQGITPTNGYKQYPHGPARQESSVQRGSVQFLSQIPGDPTTPGYPSKGDVERKDPHESIGRIPALPISYREVKPILAKLNGFGIQPDSFAGELEGFDYFTGPNPKYTLNLYNDQIYNITPLWNVYGEIEGQNKDEVIIIGNHRDAWIKGGASDPNSGSAALLEITRALNELKQQNYKFKRTIILHSYDGEEYGLLGSTEQGEYYAEKYQRNVVAYLNLDDAVSGKHFKLSASPVLDEVLLAVAKELQYPEKGAGSLYDHWLANGGRIKPLGSGSDYTVYLDHLGIPSVDLGFAGGKGDPVYHYHSNYDSYHWMEKFGDEGFVFHNLCAKYVSLLALQLSEREVIDFRLSNYSKKLQEYYNSTISTIPKSWLNKTVESSLGNTDWEEYNFINKVTNGYYTEEMPEGNQCRMMRYIHHYKHKTTLQELVTATFQKLEKFDNVTQSLDLTSFKLQALYDDYDNLPLWERIKLHFRIRHHNKLLQYFERNFLHQKGLHNRFWFRHIVYASGRYTGYAGQTLPGLNEAIEDGDFDRFVHWVNIFARTLKRINRHS, from the coding sequence atgatttattataacAATATGTTGTATGAGAAAGTAGACAGAGTGTTACCTCCCAGGAGGAGCTTTCAGAAAAAGCCAATTATCTGGATATTCCTTATCTTGGCTTTCCTTGCCATGTATAAGTTGCCGTTATCTTTGTTTTCCACAAAGCAAGATGTTATCGACCCCAAAGCTGTTATTCTCAATGCCcttgaaatcaatttagcTGGCAATTGGTCACGGAAGTATACTGCTGAACCACACTTGGCTGGAACAAACTATGATTTGGTTGCATGGACTGAACTGAAATTTAAGGAGTACGGGCTTAAAACCCAAGTTGACACCTATGATATTTATGTTAGTTATCCAAAGGACCatgatttaaaattgattaacaAAAAGGGCCATGTCGAGTACCAGCCATCATTAAAAGAAGATgtaattgatgaagatcCAACCACACATGGTAACGACACGATCCCTACATTTTTGGGATATGCTGCCAACGGGAATGTAACTGCTGAATACGTGTTTGTCAACTACGGGACTAAagaagattttgattttttaaagCAGCAAAAAGTTAATATTACTGGTAAAATTGCCATTGCTCGTTATGGTAAAATTTTCCGTGGATTAAAGGTTAAATTTGCCCAGGAACATGGTGCTGTTGGTGTTTTGATATATTCAGACCCTGGGGATGACCAAGGAATCACACCTACCAATGGGTATAAACAGTATCCCCATGGACCTGCACGTCAAGAAAGCTCTGTTCAAAGAGGCTCTGTACAATTCTTGTCACAAATTCCTGGAGACCCAACTACCCCAGGCTACCCTTCTAAGGGAGATGTTGAGCGCAAAGACCCTCATGAGAGTATTGGTAGAATCCCCGCTTTGCCGATATCCTATCGTGAGGTTAAACCCATATTGGCCAAATTAAATGGATTTGGTATACAACCAGATCTGTTTGCTGGTGAATTGGAAGGATTTGACTACTTTACTGGCCCAAACCCAAAATACACGTTAAACTTGTATAATGACCAAATTTACAACATTACACCATTGTGGAATGTTTATGGAGAAATTGAAGGTCAGAACAAAGACGAGGTGATTATAATTGGCAATCACAGAGATGCATGGATCAAGGGAGGGGCATCTGATCCCAACAGCGGTTCTGCTGCTTTATTAGAGATTACTCGTgctttaaatgaattaaagcagcaaaattataaattcaaGCGTACGATAATTTTGCATAGTTATGATGGCGAAGAGTATGGGCTTTTAGGCTCCACTGAGCAAGGGGAATACTATGCAGAAAAATACCAACGTAATGTTGTCGCATATTTGAACTTGGACGATGCTGTTTCGGGAAAACATTTCAAGTTAAGTGCATCTCCTGTATTAGACGAGGTATTGTTAGCCGTTGCCAAAGAATTGCAATACCCAGAAAAGGGAGCTGGTAGTTTGTATGACCATTGGTTGGCCAATGGCGGTAGAATTAAACCCCTTGGATCCGGGTCTGATTACACAGTTTATCTCGATCATCTCGGGATTCCCTCTGTCGATTTGGGGTTTGCCGGTGGGAAAGGGGACCCAGtatatcattatcattcaaATTATGACTCTTATCACTGGATGGAGAAATTTGGAGATGAGGGGTTTGTATTTCATAATTTATGTGCAAAATATGTACTGTTGCTTGCATTACAATTATCAGAGAGAGAAGTCATTGATTTCAGACTTTCAAACTACTCAAAAAAGTTGCAAGAGTATTACAACTCCACTATATCAACCATTCCCAAGTCTTGGTTGAACAAGACGGTAGAATCCTCCCTTGGCAACACAGACTGGGAAGAAtacaattttatcaataaagtCACCAATGGTTACTACACAGAAGAAATGCCAGAGGGCAACCAATGCAGAATGATGAGGTATATCCACCACTATAAACACAAAACAACTTTGCAAGAATTGGTAACTGCAACTTTCCAGAAATTGGAGAAATTTGATAACGTGACCCAATCATTGGATCTCACGTCCTTCAAATTGCAAGCACTttatgatgattatgacAATTTACCATTGTGGGAGAGGATCAAATTACATTTCCGTATCAGACATCACAATAAATTGTTACAgtattttgaaagaaacTTTCTCCATCAAAAGGGATTACATAACAGGTTCTGGTTTAGACACATTGTTTATGCCAGCGGAAGATACACTGGATATGCCGGACAAACATTACCAGGATTAAATGAAGCTATTGAAGATGGTGATTTTGATAGATTTGTACACTGGGTTAATATCTTTGCGAGAACTTTGAAGAGAATCAACAGACATTCATAA